From the Capnocytophaga sp. oral taxon 878 genome, the window ATCATTCCACTACACCAAAGGCAAAGGATATTGGGAAACCTATGAAAATGAAGCAGAAAAATATTCTAAAATAGGGCTGCCTAAAGAGTTAGACGCCAACGGCAAAGAAAAGAAAACCACCTTCATCCATCAGCAAGCCTTAGACAACGATTTTTGGGGAACAACCTTCTCAGCCAATTACCAAAAAGAAGCCCTTGATTTCACCTTCGGCGGCGCACTTAACCGTTATGAAGGAGCTCACTTCAAAGAACTACTTTGGGCAGAAGCAATCTTACCCGTATATAAAAACAGATACAAATACGAAGGACTAAATCGTAAGGAAGAAGCATCAGGCTACGCCAAACTCACCTACAAAGTAGCCCCCCAATGGAGCCTCTTTGCCGATGTACAATTGCGTAACGTAAGCTATAAGTCAGCAGCACAAAAAGTAGATGAGTCACTCACAGCCTTCAATCCCAAAGCAGGTATAACCTATGCACCCAATGCATATAATGATATCTACTTCTCCTATGCACGAGCTACCAAAGAGCCCAATAGGTCAGACTATAAAAGCTATAATAATGCCCTTTATGAATATCCCAATACACCCAAACCAGTAGCCGAAAAGCTAAACGATTTCGAACTCGGCTGGCGTTACCACACCAATAAAGTAACCCTTAATCTTAACGGTTATTATATGGGCTATAAAGATCAGTTAGTACTCACAGGCCGTTATAACGATACCGGATATCCCATCCGTGAAAATGTAGAAAAAAGCTACCGCACAGGTATCGAGCTCGACGCAACCGTAAAACTATCCGATAAGTGGTTATGGCAGCCAGCCATAGCTTTCAGCCGCAATATCAATAAAAACTATCAAGGCACCGATCCCGGCTTAGCTACCAGTACACTTAGCCTAGGAGATACACCTATTTCCTATTCACCCAATACAGTAATAGGTAATACAATAAGCTTTATGCCTATTGAAAGTTTTCAAATAAGCCTTATATCCAAATACGTAGGCAAACAATATGTTGATAATACAGGCCGAGATTTAGCCAAACTAGATCCCTACTTTGTAAACGACCTTAGCTTAGCCTACGAATGGAAGCCTAAACACACCTTCCAATCAGTATTATTCACCCTCACAGGATATAATATTTTAAACGCCAAATACACACCCTACGGTACTAACTTTTATGGAGGCGGAGTGTCCTACATTCCAGCTGCCGAAGCCAATTACCTAGCCGGCATAACCCTTACTTTTTAGGCAAATAAGGCACAAAAAAAGAGGTAAGAGAACCTTAGTTCTCTTACCTCTTTTTTATTGTTTTAAAACTCTTAAAACTCCATCTCTATTTGGGTGCCTTCATTTTCGTTTTGAGTTACAATTTCCTCATCGCCCAAATCTTCTATAATTTCCTCCTCTTGAGGTTCTTCATACGGCAATGATTCAAGAGTGTTAATAGTTTTAACCTTATCAGTAGTAAGCTGGTTACCCAGTGCTTTAATCCCCTTCACACTGATGAACTCCTCCAAATTCACAGTAAGATTCTCTTTCTCTTTACCTTTTTCTTTAGTGAATACCACCTCAGCCATAGGTCTCCAGTCAGAAGATACAAAAAGCAATTGTGATTTAGGATGCTCAGTAATTACAAGTTCTTCACGGTTTTCATTCTCTATTACAAAGCGTTTTACAAATACACGTTCTTTCTCCCCATCATAATATATTACCGAAATAGGCTTCTCTGGTTGCCATTTCTCCATTATTACAATGTTATTTTCAAAGTGCAAACTGAGCTCTGGTATGATAGTTTTTACAACACCTTCTTTGGTAATAAACAGCATACGGTCATCCCCTTTAAAAGCGCCAAGCAAGGTGCCGCGTTCCTCAGTGTTAAGGCGTTTCACTATATCATCAAACCATATTTTACGTGGTTTCAGGGTTGATACACCTTTTTCTTTTAGCTCTATACGCTTGATAGCATATTTGCTCACAAGGTTTCCTTTTACCCCACGCCCCTTAATAAGAGTATCTGCAAAGTCGATATCCCAACGCAGCTTGCGCAAGGTACCAAGCTGGCGTAGGTTAATAGTAACAACCTCAGCCTCGCCATTAGGGTTAGCAGTAAAATACAGCACGCGCGAG encodes:
- a CDS encoding TonB-dependent receptor, whose translation is MKNVLLYTTLCLTTGAVAQQLQSPADTTKTIQLDEVLVSAVRATNKVPITFSNLSKEEIKKKNFGQQIPLLLNLLPNVVSYSEDGSGFGNTAMYIRGSDTYRTNVTINGVPINDSESQGVFWYNLSDLAASAQSIQLQRGVGTSSNGAGAFGASINVLTDAIQERPMGEIANFYGSYNTHKHSIRLSTGKINDRFELSGRFSVIKSDGYRDRASSDLKSYFLQGTYNYEGTLIKALVFGGKEHTYLTYLGLDKATLENNRRYNPAGEYTDRNGNKRFYDNQTDNYQQDHAQLHWSQHWSPEWKTQLSFHYTKGKGYWETYENEAEKYSKIGLPKELDANGKEKKTTFIHQQALDNDFWGTTFSANYQKEALDFTFGGALNRYEGAHFKELLWAEAILPVYKNRYKYEGLNRKEEASGYAKLTYKVAPQWSLFADVQLRNVSYKSAAQKVDESLTAFNPKAGITYAPNAYNDIYFSYARATKEPNRSDYKSYNNALYEYPNTPKPVAEKLNDFELGWRYHTNKVTLNLNGYYMGYKDQLVLTGRYNDTGYPIRENVEKSYRTGIELDATVKLSDKWLWQPAIAFSRNINKNYQGTDPGLATSTLSLGDTPISYSPNTVIGNTISFMPIESFQISLISKYVGKQYVDNTGRDLAKLDPYFVNDLSLAYEWKPKHTFQSVLFTLTGYNILNAKYTPYGTNFYGGGVSYIPAAEANYLAGITLTF